The following proteins come from a genomic window of Dehalococcoidia bacterium:
- a CDS encoding CoA transferase, giving the protein MPGPLEGIRIIDLTRILSGPFCTMLMADLGADVIKVEQPVTGDPARGNGPFLSPPESTEDSNQYSTYFMSINRGKRSIAIDLSKSDGREILLQLIDSADVLIENFRPGTIERLGLGYETVKARNPKIIMASISGFGQTGPYAHRPALDVIVQGMGGMLSITGEPGRGPVRPGASIGDITAALFTTIAIESALLERNQSNEGQYIDVSMLDCQVSIMENAFMRYFALGQIPERIGTRHPSSTPFQAFETSDGHVVVAIMGGSTDQWPLFCAAIDRVDLIDDQRYLTGWGRTQNYDELIPIIEQAMKAKTTIEWVEILSEMGVPVGPVQNIEQVANDPQVNHRDMFISMDHPSIGPVKFTGNPLKFSRTPVVPEKFPPQLGEDTTQVLQAIGFTENQIFELRENGVIE; this is encoded by the coding sequence ATGCCGGGTCCACTTGAAGGAATCAGGATCATTGACTTGACTCGTATTTTGTCAGGGCCTTTTTGCACGATGCTTATGGCTGATCTTGGAGCAGACGTTATAAAGGTGGAACAACCTGTAACTGGTGACCCAGCTAGAGGTAATGGGCCTTTCCTTAGCCCACCAGAATCTACAGAGGATAGTAACCAGTACAGTACTTACTTTATGAGTATCAATAGAGGTAAGCGCAGCATTGCAATTGATTTATCTAAAAGCGATGGTAGGGAAATACTACTGCAACTTATAGACTCTGCTGATGTACTCATCGAAAATTTCCGACCAGGTACTATAGAACGATTAGGTTTGGGGTACGAAACGGTTAAGGCAAGAAACCCTAAAATTATTATGGCCTCGATCTCAGGTTTTGGGCAAACTGGGCCATATGCACACAGGCCTGCACTTGATGTGATTGTCCAAGGTATGGGAGGGATGCTTAGTATTACGGGGGAACCCGGCAGGGGTCCTGTGCGCCCTGGCGCAAGCATTGGTGACATTACCGCTGCACTTTTTACCACTATTGCTATCGAATCTGCGTTATTGGAAAGAAATCAATCCAATGAAGGGCAGTATATTGATGTATCAATGTTGGATTGCCAAGTATCAATCATGGAAAACGCTTTTATGCGTTATTTTGCTCTTGGGCAGATACCGGAGCGCATAGGTACTCGCCATCCTAGTTCGACACCATTTCAAGCATTTGAGACATCTGATGGGCACGTAGTAGTAGCAATCATGGGAGGATCTACGGATCAATGGCCACTTTTTTGTGCGGCGATTGATAGAGTAGATTTGATAGATGATCAGAGGTACCTAACGGGTTGGGGTCGTACGCAAAATTATGATGAATTGATTCCAATAATTGAACAGGCCATGAAAGCAAAAACGACAATTGAGTGGGTAGAAATCCTTAGTGAAATGGGAGTTCCAGTTGGCCCAGTGCAAAACATAGAGCAAGTGGCGAATGATCCACAGGTTAACCATAGAGATATGTTTATTAGCATGGATCACCCAAGTATTGGCCCAGTAAAATTCACTGGGAATCCTCTGAAGTTTTCTCGTACTCCAGTTGTGCCGGAGAAATTTCCGCCTCAATTGGGTGAGGATACTACGCAAGTACTGCAGGCTATTGGGTTTACGGAGAATCAAATTTTTGAGCTCCGTGAAAACGGGGTGATTGAGTAA
- a CDS encoding EamA family transporter — protein MLAGAILSLFSAFSFSVNAILVRRGIASAGATASQGAFITVLLGVPFGLLAVAITGQLFNFDEISMNGYLMLALAGIVHFAFGRYCNYRAIGAVGAARAGPIQAVTVPYSVGMAVLLLDEKLTPLMLLAITLILLAPAVMIERTTMSFGSKGSSETGEIELRQLEGYSFALLAAVAYGTSPLLIRAVVEDSTRTAAIGTFAAYFGASALLVATLAIPSRRELMGTINLRYMRLFGGAGLAVFLAQLLRFFALSIADVVVVNPLQRLVNVFTLLLSYAVNRSIEKINFRVVLSVIISLLGSGLLILAAINS, from the coding sequence ATGCTTGCAGGGGCAATATTATCTCTGTTCTCTGCATTTTCATTTAGCGTAAATGCAATTCTGGTCCGTAGAGGAATTGCGAGTGCAGGTGCAACGGCCTCCCAAGGAGCATTCATTACTGTATTGCTTGGAGTTCCATTTGGTCTTTTGGCAGTTGCTATTACTGGTCAATTATTCAATTTTGATGAAATTTCTATGAATGGGTACTTGATGCTAGCCTTGGCTGGGATAGTCCATTTTGCCTTTGGTCGCTATTGCAATTATAGGGCTATTGGTGCTGTAGGAGCTGCTCGTGCAGGTCCGATACAGGCAGTCACAGTTCCTTACAGCGTGGGAATGGCTGTTCTCTTGCTGGATGAGAAGCTTACGCCTCTGATGCTACTTGCGATAACTTTAATATTACTTGCACCAGCCGTGATGATTGAGCGCACCACTATGTCATTTGGCTCGAAAGGCAGCTCCGAAACTGGAGAGATTGAACTAAGGCAACTTGAGGGTTATAGCTTTGCGCTGCTAGCTGCCGTTGCATACGGTACAAGCCCACTGTTAATTCGCGCAGTCGTAGAAGACTCTACTCGTACTGCTGCTATAGGTACATTTGCGGCATATTTTGGTGCATCAGCATTGCTTGTGGCTACACTGGCAATACCTAGCAGGAGAGAACTGATGGGTACAATTAATTTAAGGTACATGCGCCTTTTTGGAGGCGCAGGTCTCGCAGTGTTTCTTGCCCAACTTTTAAGATTTTTTGCTTTATCTATAGCTGACGTTGTTGTGGTTAACCCACTGCAGCGGTTGGTCAATGTATTTACACTGCTGTTGTCCTATGCAGTTAATAGGTCGATAGAGAAAATTAACTTTAGAGTAGTATTGAGCGTGATAATTTCTCTTTTGGGCTCGGGGCTTCTTATTTTGGCTGCTATTAATTCGTAG
- a CDS encoding nucleotidyltransferase family protein: MPSIAAVLLAAGRSSRMNTPKALLPWGNASSIISYQIENLSAAGLDPIITVVGHDHQLVSDELSDSNTQIVINQEYDNGRSSSIIKGLSNINTTPDGILIISVDQPRSKTIIKTLIDKWIESKALIATPSFNGKSGHPIIFHCSLMRDLLSITEEKMGLREIILKYQDQRIFVPTNDPHVITNINTPEDYSSALEMYKSTN; encoded by the coding sequence AAGCATTGCTACCTTGGGGAAATGCAAGTTCTATAATTTCCTACCAAATTGAGAATCTTTCTGCAGCTGGGCTCGACCCAATTATCACTGTAGTCGGCCACGATCATCAATTAGTTTCAGACGAACTCTCGGACAGCAATACTCAAATTGTAATTAACCAAGAGTATGACAACGGACGATCAAGTTCGATTATTAAAGGTTTAAGTAATATAAATACCACTCCTGATGGAATTTTGATTATCTCAGTCGATCAACCTCGCTCGAAAACAATAATCAAAACGTTAATTGATAAATGGATTGAATCTAAGGCATTAATTGCAACGCCATCCTTCAATGGAAAAAGCGGGCATCCTATCATTTTTCACTGCAGTCTAATGCGAGATTTACTATCAATTACTGAAGAAAAGATGGGCCTACGAGAAATAATTCTAAAGTATCAAGACCAGCGAATTTTTGTACCTACGAATGATCCGCATGTTATTACTAACATCAATACGCCAGAGGATTACAGTTCGGCTTTAGAAATGTACAAATCTACGAATTAA